In Ilumatobacter fluminis, the following proteins share a genomic window:
- a CDS encoding alpha-amylase family protein, with protein sequence MNRSDLVRTWLPDLRAAVAGLYPDQVDDVVDRLVERSSRAADERADELVQRDHRRLIDQAWYQSNQRVGYMAYLDRFAGDLRGVADRIPYLTELGVDTVHFLSVLEPRDGENDGGYAIRDYLSPDPRLGTPADLRDMIHGLHANGIDLCLDFVMNHTSDDHEWAVAARNGSAYHRGLYRMYPDRTEPDRWEQGLPEVFPDMAPGNFTWDDTLQQWVWTTFREFQWDLDYSNPDVLVEVAGIALELANLGVDILRLDAVAFTWKRLGTNCQNQPEAHLIAQALRATVAMAAPATILLAEAIVAPTDLVGYLGRHDLERRECELAYHNQLMVQGWSMIATRRADLALRSLSQLPDHPGRTTWFTYVRCHDDIGWAIDDDDALAVGVTGSGHRAFLAEFFRGDFPTSFALGTPFGVNEAAGDERTSGMAATLAGVTSALRDGDAAALSHAIDRVILLYSIAFGWGGIPIIYMGDELCQADDPSWRTDPERRHDTRWAHRPTFDDDLAALRNDPSTCTGQIWARIRDLVEIRRSAGVFDDVDTVSRPFDTGNVHVFGWRRDNPRWGTMIGLANVGETAVTVTNRPVELAHDLLAPNDPDPWLLRPLQVRWLADPGPLATSPS encoded by the coding sequence ATGAATCGATCCGACCTCGTCCGCACCTGGCTGCCCGACCTCCGTGCGGCGGTCGCCGGGTTGTACCCCGACCAGGTCGACGACGTGGTCGATCGACTCGTCGAGCGCTCGTCTCGAGCCGCCGACGAACGCGCCGACGAGCTCGTGCAACGCGATCATCGGCGCCTGATCGACCAGGCGTGGTACCAGTCGAACCAACGGGTCGGCTACATGGCCTACCTCGACCGGTTCGCCGGCGATCTCCGCGGCGTCGCCGACCGAATCCCGTACCTGACCGAACTCGGCGTCGACACCGTCCACTTCCTGTCGGTGCTGGAGCCACGCGACGGCGAGAACGACGGCGGCTACGCGATCCGCGACTACCTCTCCCCCGATCCGCGCCTCGGCACCCCCGCCGACCTGCGCGACATGATCCACGGCTTGCACGCGAACGGCATCGACCTCTGCCTCGACTTCGTGATGAACCACACCAGCGACGACCACGAGTGGGCCGTCGCCGCCCGAAACGGCTCGGCGTACCACCGCGGGCTGTACCGGATGTATCCCGATCGAACCGAGCCCGACCGGTGGGAACAGGGCCTGCCCGAGGTGTTCCCCGACATGGCGCCGGGCAACTTCACGTGGGACGACACGCTCCAACAGTGGGTGTGGACGACCTTCCGCGAGTTCCAGTGGGACCTCGACTACTCGAACCCGGACGTCTTGGTCGAGGTGGCGGGCATCGCGCTCGAACTCGCCAACCTCGGGGTCGACATCCTCCGGCTCGACGCGGTCGCGTTCACGTGGAAGCGGTTGGGCACGAACTGCCAGAACCAACCCGAGGCCCACCTGATCGCGCAAGCGCTGCGGGCGACGGTGGCGATGGCGGCGCCCGCCACGATCCTGCTCGCCGAAGCGATCGTGGCGCCGACCGACCTGGTGGGCTACCTCGGCCGCCACGATCTCGAACGACGCGAGTGCGAGCTCGCGTATCACAACCAGCTCATGGTGCAGGGCTGGTCGATGATCGCGACCCGTCGCGCCGACCTGGCGCTTCGATCGCTGTCACAGCTGCCCGACCATCCGGGTCGCACCACGTGGTTCACGTACGTCCGCTGCCACGACGACATCGGCTGGGCGATCGACGACGACGACGCGCTCGCCGTCGGCGTCACCGGCTCGGGGCATCGGGCGTTCCTCGCCGAATTCTTCCGCGGCGACTTCCCGACGTCGTTCGCGCTCGGCACGCCGTTCGGCGTGAACGAGGCCGCCGGAGACGAACGCACGAGCGGCATGGCGGCGACGCTGGCCGGCGTGACGTCGGCGCTCCGCGACGGCGACGCTGCCGCCCTCAGCCACGCGATCGATCGCGTGATCCTGCTCTACTCGATCGCCTTCGGCTGGGGCGGCATCCCGATCATCTACATGGGCGACGAGCTGTGCCAGGCCGACGACCCGAGCTGGCGGACCGACCCGGAGCGACGCCACGACACGCGCTGGGCCCACCGTCCCACGTTCGACGACGACCTCGCCGCACTCCGCAACGACCCCTCCACCTGCACGGGGCAGATCTGGGCGCGGATCCGCGACCTCGTCGAGATCCGGCGTTCCGCCGGCGTCTTCGACGACGTCGACACGGTCTCGCGCCCGTTTGACACCGGCAACGTGCACGTGTTCGGGTGGCGGCGCGACAACCCCCGCTGGGGGACGATGATCGGCCTGGCGAACGTCGGCGAGACCGCGGTCACGGTGACCAACCGCCCGGTCGAACTCGCGCACGACCTGCTCGCGCCGAACGACCCCGACCCGTGGCTGTTGCGGCCGCTCCAGGTGCGCTGGCTGGCCGACCCGGGTCCGCTCGCGACATCGCCGAGCTGA
- a CDS encoding Gfo/Idh/MocA family protein has translation MTIRLGLIAASRIAKGAIIDPLPDVDGVELVAVAARDHARARAAADEWGAGLAFGCYEELLASDEVDAVYIGTPASLHREWAIAAIDAGKHVLCEKPLAANADDARAIAAAAERGDVVVMEAFHWRYHPFIDRIRTVIDGGELGRIDRIDAAFDIPDGRIGRDDIRWDLALGGGATMDLGCYSIQFVRWAAGADPEVVSAEAVCPVDEIDGSLTAELRWPSGITGSIQSSMIAAGDQVEAWLRVIGEQGRLIVTNPLAPQHGATLVVDTGDRIRYEIADSSTTYFHQLVAFRDAIVDGTSFPTTTADGVRNMEIIDACYRAAGLQPRPTA, from the coding sequence ATGACGATTCGTTTGGGCCTGATCGCCGCTTCTCGCATCGCGAAGGGGGCGATCATCGATCCGCTTCCCGACGTCGACGGCGTCGAACTCGTCGCGGTGGCGGCACGCGACCACGCCCGGGCGCGTGCTGCGGCCGACGAGTGGGGAGCCGGGTTGGCGTTCGGGTGCTACGAGGAGCTCCTGGCATCCGACGAGGTCGACGCCGTCTACATCGGCACACCGGCATCGCTGCACCGTGAATGGGCGATTGCTGCGATCGACGCCGGCAAGCACGTGCTGTGCGAGAAGCCGTTGGCAGCGAATGCCGACGACGCCCGAGCGATCGCCGCCGCCGCCGAGCGTGGCGACGTGGTCGTGATGGAGGCGTTCCACTGGCGGTACCACCCCTTCATCGACCGGATCCGCACCGTGATCGACGGCGGTGAGCTCGGACGGATCGACCGGATCGACGCGGCGTTCGACATCCCCGACGGGCGGATCGGACGCGACGACATCCGCTGGGACCTGGCGCTCGGCGGCGGCGCCACGATGGATCTTGGGTGTTACTCGATCCAGTTCGTGCGCTGGGCGGCCGGCGCCGATCCCGAGGTCGTGTCCGCCGAGGCGGTGTGCCCCGTCGACGAGATCGACGGCTCGCTCACCGCCGAGCTGCGCTGGCCCTCCGGCATCACCGGTTCGATCCAGTCCTCGATGATCGCCGCAGGCGACCAGGTCGAGGCGTGGCTCCGGGTCATCGGCGAGCAGGGACGTTTGATCGTGACCAACCCGTTGGCTCCCCAGCACGGGGCGACGCTCGTGGTCGACACCGGCGACCGGATCCGCTACGAGATCGCCGACTCGTCGACGACCTACTTCCACCAGCTCGTGGCGTTCCGCGACGCGATCGTCGACGGCACCTCGTTTCCGACCACGACCGCCGACGGCGTGCGGAACATGGAGATCATCGACGCCTGCTACCGGGCGGCCGGCTTGCAGCCGCGGCCGACGGCCTAG
- the trhA gene encoding PAQR family membrane homeostasis protein TrhA, producing the protein MTTERLDVLTAPRPVWRGLLHSWAFVLAIPAGVLLILAADHASARVAAAVYVGSLLAVFGTSAAYHRLAHSVRARTIMQRLDHSMIYLLIAGTYVPICLLALPPAWGIPLLSVVGGLGLLGIVIKLAAFRSLSWLGYALYPIMGWCAVVATPALGTHLSGLQIALVVAGGLAYTIGFPVLLLRRPDPWPSVFGYHEVWHGFTVLAAALHFGAVTTLVAA; encoded by the coding sequence ATGACCACAGAGCGGCTCGACGTGCTGACGGCGCCTCGTCCCGTGTGGCGCGGGTTGCTGCACTCCTGGGCGTTCGTCCTGGCGATCCCCGCAGGCGTCCTGCTGATCCTCGCCGCCGACCATGCATCGGCGCGTGTCGCCGCCGCGGTCTACGTCGGTTCGCTGCTCGCCGTCTTCGGTACTTCCGCCGCCTATCACCGGCTCGCCCACTCCGTGCGGGCCCGCACGATCATGCAGCGGCTCGATCACTCGATGATCTACTTGCTCATCGCGGGCACGTATGTCCCGATCTGCCTGCTCGCGCTGCCACCCGCCTGGGGAATCCCGCTGCTGTCGGTCGTCGGCGGGCTCGGCCTCCTCGGCATCGTGATCAAGCTGGCGGCGTTCCGCTCGCTGTCGTGGCTGGGCTACGCGCTGTACCCGATCATGGGGTGGTGTGCCGTCGTCGCGACGCCGGCGCTGGGCACACATCTGAGCGGTCTCCAGATCGCACTGGTCGTCGCCGGCGGCCTCGCCTACACGATCGGGTTCCCCGTGCTGCTGCTCCGTCGGCCCGATCCGTGGCCCTCGGTGTTCGGCTACCACGAGGTCTGGCACGGCTTCACGGTGCTGGCCGCGGCGCTGCACTTCGGTGCTGTCACGACGCTCGTCGCGGCCTGA
- a CDS encoding ATP-dependent DNA helicase UvrD2: MISCVYCGGAHERPADVKRCWADQQSGNQSAGPSRSDPARPDDDAAPPAPPPAEPLFESRPTSSAPSTTSTSSTAVRRRPAGRPVAPATRAQASVALRRGPHALGRNVVVEAGAVAPPEWFDATRITIDESVLASPAEMLDQVRTAAASATGVVFELAAAFDDPPAQVDTRPAYEVGVEHEFLLDELHHLVWSNAVDARDDEHPRWLLVDQALAAGASAGGDADVTAADGRPLWLDGGPTRHHASIDGVDVVGRVAIEHGSLTGPGPNDSTAELAPDQLAAVTHGTGSARIIAPAGSGKTRVLTERARHLVTRWNVPPSAICLVAFNKRAQIEMAERLADVDGVQVRTLNSIALAIVNGTPPFAPTAGRRTTIDEPEVRRVIQRFVQTPRRRNVDPIAPWIEALSLVRLGLVPPEQAEMRYGGDVDGLAQMYPRFRAELDRGGVVDFDGQIDLAIATLLADPAARRAAQRACRLLLVDEFQDLTPAHLLLVRLLGAGGGSVFGVGDDDQTIYGYNGADPGWLIDYARWFPGAGDHPLEVNYRCPEPVVEVADRLLRHNRRRVDKTIRARPDAPGTWTVDDGDDTVATTVAAVRAAIDTGASPADVAVLTRVNALLAPVQVALGAAGIGVHGGVGTEFADRTSVRAALAWLRLASGRPFAPDDLIEAMRRPSRSLHPRIMEWVTEQGDPDSLQRLADRLNNERDAEKLGEFVGDIRRLTAMVRRRAPTDRIIATLVDDIGLGGAVSTLDDTRHGMNRGAQGDDLTALRQLAALHAASGADDGFESWLRGSLGARRPSAGVTLATVHRVKGQEWPHVVVHQAASDQFPHRLADDHEEERRLFHVAITRASQSLTVVPGGTPSPFVDELTTEPPDPSELHPEPPRPQRAERVTKAKRTAPDHPLLDRGTVIAVAGLTIVDQGQEWVVTAIEPDAAVAERNGSTRRFRIGASVETIGKQRGKLGARPGQVDAGSVVVFDLLRRFRDRARNGKPAYTVFDDKTLAAIADRRPTSLDELARVKGVGPAKLEQYGESVLAVVGDAMTPPQPD, encoded by the coding sequence GTGATCTCTTGCGTGTACTGCGGAGGCGCGCACGAGCGCCCGGCCGACGTCAAGCGCTGCTGGGCCGATCAGCAGAGCGGCAACCAGTCCGCAGGCCCCTCCCGATCGGACCCGGCCCGACCGGACGACGACGCGGCGCCGCCGGCGCCGCCACCCGCCGAGCCGCTGTTCGAGTCCCGTCCCACGTCATCGGCGCCATCGACGACATCGACGTCATCGACGGCGGTGCGTCGCCGTCCGGCCGGACGCCCGGTTGCACCCGCGACACGCGCCCAGGCTTCCGTCGCGCTGCGGCGAGGGCCGCATGCGCTCGGGCGAAACGTCGTCGTCGAGGCGGGTGCCGTCGCACCACCCGAGTGGTTCGATGCGACCCGGATCACCATCGACGAGTCGGTGCTCGCATCGCCGGCCGAGATGCTCGACCAGGTGCGTACGGCGGCGGCGTCGGCGACCGGCGTCGTGTTCGAACTCGCCGCTGCCTTCGACGACCCGCCCGCCCAGGTCGACACCCGTCCCGCGTACGAGGTCGGTGTCGAGCACGAGTTCCTCCTCGACGAGCTGCACCACCTCGTGTGGTCCAACGCCGTCGACGCCCGCGACGACGAACATCCCCGCTGGCTGCTCGTCGATCAGGCGCTCGCTGCCGGAGCATCAGCGGGCGGGGACGCCGACGTGACCGCTGCCGACGGTCGGCCGCTGTGGCTCGACGGCGGTCCGACACGGCATCACGCATCGATCGACGGGGTCGACGTCGTCGGTCGCGTCGCGATCGAACACGGCAGCCTCACGGGCCCCGGCCCGAACGACAGCACCGCCGAGCTTGCACCCGATCAACTCGCCGCCGTCACCCACGGCACCGGGTCGGCACGCATCATCGCGCCGGCGGGTTCGGGCAAGACACGGGTCCTCACCGAGCGGGCCCGGCACCTCGTCACCCGCTGGAACGTCCCGCCGAGCGCGATCTGTCTGGTGGCGTTCAACAAGCGGGCCCAGATCGAGATGGCCGAGCGGCTCGCCGACGTCGACGGTGTCCAGGTGCGCACGCTCAACTCGATCGCGCTGGCGATCGTCAACGGCACGCCACCGTTCGCTCCGACCGCCGGCCGCCGCACCACGATCGACGAGCCCGAGGTCCGACGCGTCATCCAGCGGTTCGTGCAGACACCACGTCGCCGCAACGTCGACCCGATCGCGCCGTGGATCGAGGCGCTGAGCCTCGTCCGGCTCGGTCTCGTTCCGCCCGAGCAGGCCGAGATGCGGTACGGCGGCGACGTCGACGGTCTCGCGCAGATGTACCCGCGGTTTCGGGCCGAACTCGACCGCGGCGGCGTCGTCGACTTCGACGGACAGATCGACCTCGCGATCGCCACGTTGCTCGCCGATCCGGCCGCCCGCCGAGCGGCCCAGCGGGCGTGCCGCCTGCTGCTGGTCGACGAGTTCCAGGATCTCACGCCCGCGCACCTCCTCCTCGTGCGGCTCCTCGGCGCCGGCGGTGGATCGGTGTTCGGCGTGGGCGACGACGACCAGACGATCTACGGGTACAACGGCGCCGACCCCGGCTGGCTGATCGACTACGCACGCTGGTTCCCGGGCGCGGGCGACCATCCGCTCGAGGTCAACTACCGCTGCCCCGAACCGGTGGTCGAGGTCGCCGACCGCCTGCTGCGGCACAACCGGCGCCGGGTCGACAAGACGATCCGGGCCCGACCCGACGCTCCGGGCACCTGGACGGTGGACGACGGCGACGACACCGTCGCCACGACGGTTGCCGCCGTTCGAGCAGCCATCGACACCGGGGCGTCACCCGCCGACGTCGCGGTCCTCACCCGCGTCAACGCCCTGCTCGCTCCGGTCCAGGTCGCGCTCGGCGCAGCCGGCATCGGCGTGCACGGTGGCGTCGGCACCGAGTTCGCCGATCGCACCTCGGTGCGCGCCGCGCTGGCGTGGCTCCGGCTCGCCTCGGGGCGTCCGTTCGCCCCCGACGACCTGATCGAGGCGATGCGGCGTCCGTCGCGCTCGCTCCACCCCCGGATCATGGAATGGGTGACCGAGCAGGGTGACCCCGACTCGCTCCAGCGCCTCGCCGACCGGCTCAACAACGAACGCGACGCCGAGAAGCTCGGTGAGTTCGTCGGCGACATCCGCCGGCTCACGGCGATGGTGCGCCGGCGGGCGCCGACCGACCGCATCATCGCGACGCTCGTCGACGACATCGGACTCGGCGGCGCCGTCTCGACGCTCGACGACACCCGCCACGGCATGAACCGTGGCGCGCAAGGCGACGACCTGACCGCACTCCGGCAACTCGCTGCGCTGCACGCCGCGTCCGGGGCCGATGACGGGTTCGAGTCGTGGCTGCGTGGCTCCCTCGGCGCTCGCCGTCCCTCCGCCGGCGTCACCCTGGCCACCGTGCACCGGGTGAAGGGTCAGGAGTGGCCGCACGTCGTCGTGCACCAGGCGGCGTCCGACCAGTTCCCGCACCGGCTCGCCGACGACCACGAGGAGGAGCGCCGACTGTTCCACGTGGCGATCACCCGAGCGTCGCAGTCGCTCACCGTCGTGCCCGGCGGTACACCGAGCCCGTTCGTCGACGAGCTCACGACCGAACCGCCCGACCCGTCGGAACTGCACCCCGAACCGCCCCGACCCCAGCGTGCCGAACGGGTGACGAAGGCCAAGCGCACGGCCCCCGACCACCCACTGCTCGACCGCGGCACGGTGATCGCCGTCGCGGGGCTCACCATCGTCGACCAGGGGCAGGAGTGGGTCGTGACGGCGATCGAACCCGATGCTGCCGTTGCCGAGCGCAACGGCAGCACACGGCGATTCCGGATCGGCGCGTCGGTCGAGACGATCGGGAAGCAGCGCGGCAAGCTGGGTGCCCGACCCGGCCAGGTCGATGCCGGCAGTGTCGTGGTCTTCGACCTGCTCCGTCGGTTCCGCGACCGCGCCCGCAACGGCAAGCCGGCGTACACGGTCTTCGACGACAAGACGTTGGCGGCGATCGCCGACCGACGTCCGACGTCGCTCGACGAGCTCGCCCGGGTCAAAGGCGTCGGGCCCGCCAAGCTCGAGCAGTACGGCGAATCGGTCCTGGCCGTCGTCGGCGACGCGATGACGCCGCCGCAACCGGACTGA
- a CDS encoding M15 family metallopeptidase: MTITSRLLRTALATSMLATSALALSAATTTPTVGALDDTPWTLPVTPPRCSVAQAESGDVADCLMVFYDDPSETGWGLPPAPGVGPGWNWQGYWYNGSVALTDWERTQIVTNTESVAGMSPGTLQFHKYSQPLFEGFLNEIEENGYDVQYAVGYSFRCMNSSGGWSCPSGDPDDLSNHAWGLAVDFNSATNPIRSYAGIDGKTACQTPMETDMPRWVIQTAEKWGLYWGGYGWNSGCQSTTTQRTTVFRDPPHFEFRGTPEMAAAIAAHNMENDPRRQCFETVTDDGATVEQCNLTGVPEAEWRLPVDTDAPAGATAAMINLTATRSSAAGHLSLETCGPVDDHGTSAVNFGPGETAAAMAVVPVDADGRFCVYRSTAVHSVVDVVGYLTDSGERLWFEPSAPERLLDTRLTETRAPVADQAAAQVPTDDTAARIANLTVAASQGPGHAQAAKCADVNTTPFSNINYVEGTTRANMVLLDNDVDGSCVWVHTATHVIVDELGRLLTQDGLGWQVDAARRALDTRLCTEAFCGDKPSGGDAFEVDLGVDAPAAAVTLTITGATAPGHAWAGPCDELVDGVAPTSNVNYVPGSAVANMAVVAPSDGIVCVYLHADAHVVIDVQAELVDDRTVGLRPVTPDRVHDSRER; the protein is encoded by the coding sequence ATGACGATCACCTCACGACTTCTCCGCACCGCGCTCGCCACCTCGATGCTGGCCACGAGCGCACTGGCCCTCTCGGCCGCCACCACGACTCCGACCGTCGGCGCCCTCGACGACACGCCCTGGACCCTGCCGGTGACGCCGCCCCGGTGCTCCGTCGCCCAGGCCGAGTCCGGCGACGTCGCCGACTGCCTGATGGTCTTCTACGACGACCCGTCCGAGACGGGCTGGGGGCTCCCTCCGGCACCCGGCGTGGGTCCGGGCTGGAACTGGCAGGGCTACTGGTACAACGGGTCGGTCGCCCTGACCGACTGGGAACGCACCCAGATCGTCACGAATACCGAATCGGTCGCCGGCATGTCGCCCGGCACGCTCCAGTTCCACAAGTACTCCCAGCCCTTGTTCGAGGGCTTCCTGAACGAGATCGAAGAGAACGGCTACGACGTCCAATACGCCGTCGGCTACTCGTTCCGCTGCATGAACAGCTCCGGCGGGTGGAGCTGCCCCTCCGGCGACCCCGACGACCTGTCCAACCACGCCTGGGGCCTTGCGGTCGACTTCAACTCGGCCACCAACCCGATCCGTTCCTACGCCGGTATCGACGGCAAGACAGCATGTCAGACGCCGATGGAGACCGACATGCCCCGCTGGGTCATCCAGACCGCCGAGAAGTGGGGGCTCTACTGGGGTGGCTACGGCTGGAACAGCGGCTGCCAGAGCACGACGACGCAGCGCACGACGGTGTTCCGCGATCCGCCGCACTTCGAGTTCCGCGGCACGCCCGAGATGGCCGCTGCGATCGCTGCGCACAACATGGAGAACGACCCACGCCGGCAGTGCTTCGAGACGGTCACCGACGACGGGGCAACCGTGGAGCAGTGCAACCTCACCGGCGTCCCCGAGGCCGAGTGGCGTCTCCCGGTCGACACCGACGCCCCCGCCGGCGCAACGGCGGCGATGATCAACCTCACGGCGACGCGGTCGTCGGCAGCGGGCCACCTGTCGCTCGAGACGTGCGGACCGGTCGACGACCACGGAACCTCGGCGGTCAACTTCGGTCCCGGCGAGACCGCCGCCGCCATGGCCGTCGTACCGGTCGACGCCGACGGACGCTTCTGCGTCTACCGGTCGACGGCCGTCCACAGCGTGGTCGACGTGGTCGGCTACCTGACCGACTCCGGCGAGCGTCTCTGGTTCGAACCGTCGGCTCCCGAACGCCTCCTCGACACCCGACTCACCGAGACCCGGGCGCCGGTCGCCGACCAGGCCGCAGCGCAGGTGCCGACCGACGACACGGCGGCCCGCATCGCGAACCTGACCGTGGCGGCCAGCCAGGGTCCGGGCCATGCGCAGGCGGCCAAGTGCGCCGACGTGAACACCACCCCGTTCTCCAACATCAACTACGTCGAGGGCACGACTCGCGCCAACATGGTGCTCCTCGACAACGACGTCGACGGCTCGTGCGTCTGGGTGCACACCGCGACACACGTCATCGTGGACGAACTCGGCCGGCTCCTGACCCAGGATGGCCTCGGCTGGCAGGTCGATGCGGCCCGCCGAGCACTCGACACCCGCCTCTGCACCGAAGCGTTCTGCGGCGACAAGCCGTCGGGCGGTGACGCGTTCGAGGTCGATCTCGGCGTCGACGCCCCGGCCGCCGCCGTGACGCTCACGATCACCGGGGCGACCGCCCCGGGTCACGCCTGGGCCGGGCCGTGCGACGAACTGGTCGACGGCGTCGCTCCGACGAGCAACGTCAACTACGTGCCGGGATCAGCGGTCGCGAACATGGCCGTCGTGGCGCCCTCCGACGGGATCGTCTGCGTGTACCTGCACGCCGACGCCCACGTGGTGATCGACGTGCAGGCCGAGCTGGTCGACGACCGAACCGTCGGCCTCCGCCCCGTGACGCCCGACCGCGTCCACGACAGCCGGGAGCGCTGA
- a CDS encoding glycerol-3-phosphate dehydrogenase/oxidase, translating to MTLRQTNIDTMRNGLFDVLVVGAGINGAVSSAALAGRGASVALIDRGDFGGFTSQESSNLVWGGFKYLENYELPLVFGLCRSRNRLMKAYPDNVKEIGFLASLGTTAPYAPWFAGLGATAYWGIGQFGTKRPKVYSPEKVETAEPVIKTDDIRGAIEYYDAYLVDNDSRFVFSFVRSAIEAGASVANYVELVSAERDGDRWRARLRDVDSGEEFETSARVIVNAAGPFVDGLNEEWGLTTEHRIVYSKGIHLVVPRLTTTKHDRVLGFFDDTQRLFYVIPMGRRSVIGTTDTRIDTPFTEVDDDDRTFLLEQINARLDLDQPLTVDDVIAERSGVRPLVVKRGAGDQRDVDWTSLSRKHEIERDDDRSVVTVFGGKLTDCLNVGEEVCGEVEHLGVPLERDLRNWYGEPATATRDEFFRQARLMKLDRLRSKPDTEPLSDRLWRRYGRRAFDMLEAIRADPRMGEDIMGSADYLRAELYNAAEHEMIVRLDDFMRRRSKIDLVVSDEAIASSPGLREVAEILFGDDAQLRLDEYFDA from the coding sequence ATGACCCTCCGGCAGACGAACATCGACACGATGCGGAACGGCCTCTTCGACGTGTTGGTGGTCGGTGCGGGCATCAACGGTGCGGTCTCGTCGGCGGCGCTCGCAGGTCGTGGCGCGTCGGTCGCACTCATCGATCGAGGCGACTTCGGCGGCTTCACGTCACAGGAGTCGTCCAACCTGGTGTGGGGTGGCTTCAAGTACCTCGAGAACTACGAGTTGCCGCTGGTGTTCGGACTCTGCCGCTCCCGCAACCGTCTGATGAAGGCGTACCCGGACAATGTGAAGGAGATCGGGTTCCTCGCCTCCCTCGGCACCACGGCGCCGTACGCGCCCTGGTTCGCCGGCCTCGGAGCGACCGCCTACTGGGGGATCGGGCAGTTCGGCACCAAGCGACCGAAGGTCTACTCGCCCGAGAAGGTCGAGACGGCCGAGCCGGTGATCAAGACCGACGACATCCGCGGTGCGATCGAGTACTACGACGCCTATCTGGTCGACAACGACTCCCGCTTCGTGTTCTCGTTCGTCCGCTCGGCCATCGAGGCCGGCGCGAGCGTGGCCAACTACGTCGAACTCGTGTCGGCCGAACGTGACGGCGACCGATGGCGCGCACGGCTTCGCGATGTCGACAGCGGCGAGGAGTTCGAGACGTCGGCGCGGGTGATCGTCAACGCAGCCGGACCGTTCGTCGACGGGTTGAACGAGGAGTGGGGACTCACGACCGAGCACCGCATCGTCTACTCCAAGGGCATCCACCTCGTCGTCCCGCGCCTCACGACGACGAAGCACGACCGCGTGCTGGGGTTCTTCGACGACACCCAACGGCTCTTCTACGTGATCCCGATGGGGCGACGATCGGTGATCGGCACCACCGACACGCGCATCGACACCCCGTTCACGGAGGTCGACGACGACGATCGCACCTTCCTGCTCGAGCAGATCAACGCCCGGCTCGACCTCGATCAGCCGCTCACGGTCGACGACGTGATCGCCGAACGATCGGGTGTCCGCCCGCTGGTCGTCAAGCGGGGTGCGGGCGATCAGCGCGACGTCGACTGGACGTCGTTGTCGCGCAAGCACGAGATCGAACGAGACGACGACCGCAGCGTCGTGACCGTGTTCGGTGGCAAGCTCACCGATTGCCTCAACGTCGGCGAAGAGGTCTGTGGCGAGGTCGAACACCTCGGCGTGCCGCTCGAGCGCGACCTGCGCAACTGGTACGGCGAACCGGCGACGGCGACGCGCGACGAGTTCTTCCGTCAGGCGCGGCTCATGAAGCTCGATCGCCTCCGCTCCAAGCCCGACACCGAACCGCTGTCGGATCGCTTGTGGCGCCGCTACGGACGCCGCGCCTTCGACATGCTCGAAGCGATCCGTGCCGACCCCCGGATGGGGGAGGACATCATGGGGTCGGCCGACTATCTGCGTGCGGAGCTGTACAACGCCGCCGAGCACGAGATGATCGTCCGGCTCGACGATTTCATGCGTCGTCGTTCCAAGATCGACCTCGTCGTCAGCGACGAGGCGATTGCGTCGTCACCGGGTCTGCGCGAAGTCGCCGAGATCCTGTTCGGCGACGACGCCCAACTGCGGCTCGACGAGTATTTCGACGCCTGA